A single Mercenaria mercenaria strain notata chromosome 9, MADL_Memer_1, whole genome shotgun sequence DNA region contains:
- the LOC123547177 gene encoding uncharacterized protein LOC123547177 has translation MNMFLLGIVMIMTCNCHIPGGKSEESSQEPRCYSRFDYDYKLLEKLTKLEERQETMEDLLNSQSDLINELKEKLRVSMLPHWGDWSAWSDCYMNCTGKTGGRVQTRSRETIAHSPTKGPQQEAEERPCNAVQFAGCIKSYGTDDNFGVTYDFADQIAVSTCTTLLSGINYVYAIRRKCSALSVSCVETCKHVGKTCFNSLHVHRGSTILPRDKDGALGLYLYKYNSCSRNYCGPNFCCCHD, from the exons atgaatatgtttttgtTAGGAATTGTAATGATTATGACGTGTAACTGTCACATACCTGGAGGTAAGAGTGAAGAGTCTAGCCAGGAGCCAAGATGTTACTCCAGATTTGATTATGATTACAAG CTACTGGAAAAACTGACAAAGCTGGAAGAGAGACAAGAAACGATGGAAGATCTGTTGAACAGCCAGAGTGACCTTATAAACGAACTGAAAGAGAAACTTAGAG TATCCATGTTGCCCCACTGGGGAGACTGGAGCGCCTGGAGTGACTGCTATATGAACTGTACGGGAAAAACCGGAGGACGTGTACAGACTAGATCAAGGGAAACCATTGCACATTCTCCAACGAAAGGACCACAGCAAGAGGCGGAAGAACGACCATGTAATGCCGTACAATTTGCAG GCTGTATCAAAAGCTATGGAACGGATGATAATTTTGGCGTGACCTATGACTTTGCTGATCAGATTGCGGTATCTACTTGCACAACGCTTCTGTCGGGAATTAACTACGTGTATGCAATTAGACGAAAATGCTCTGCTCTTTCTGTCTCGTGTGTAGAAACGTGCAAACATGTTGG aaaaacatgtttcaattcGCTACATGTTCATCGGGGTTCCACGATCTTGCCGAGGGATAAAGATGGCGCTCTGGGATTGTATTTGTACAAGTACAACAGCTGTTCAAGGAATTACTGCGGTCCTAACTTCTGCTGCTGTCACGATTAG